The proteins below are encoded in one region of Asticcacaulis excentricus CB 48:
- a CDS encoding group III truncated hemoglobin gives MSEPTFATADLRNLVERFYERARRDALLGPVFEAAVDDWPAHFDMLTAFWSMVMNGPRPDMPVFKGRPLPKHLALPLKHQHFDRWLDLWADTTAEVFDTVRAEALREKAWRIGQSFQAAQAMNEMVR, from the coding sequence ATGAGCGAGCCGACTTTTGCCACCGCTGACCTGCGTAATCTCGTCGAACGCTTCTATGAGCGGGCGCGTAGGGACGCCCTTCTGGGGCCTGTGTTTGAAGCCGCCGTTGACGACTGGCCGGCGCACTTCGATATGCTGACCGCCTTCTGGAGTATGGTGATGAACGGCCCGCGCCCGGACATGCCGGTCTTCAAGGGGCGGCCCTTGCCCAAACATCTGGCCCTGCCGCTTAAACATCAGCATTTTGACCGCTGGCTTGACCTGTGGGCGGATACGACGGCTGAGGTGTTCGACACTGTGCGCGCCGAGGCGCTGCGTGAAAAGGCCTGGCGCATCGGTCAGTCGTTTCAGGCGGCACAGGCGATGAATGAAATGGTCAGATAA